A stretch of the Gossypium hirsutum isolate 1008001.06 chromosome D07, Gossypium_hirsutum_v2.1, whole genome shotgun sequence genome encodes the following:
- the LOC107933020 gene encoding deSI-like protein At4g17486 isoform X1, translated as MGTAKVSNSSSEDQNVSNYNETDVILNVYDLTPLNNYSYWVGFGIFHSGIEVHGKEYGFGAHDFPVSGVFEVEPKSCPGFIYRSSILLGRINMPYSEFREFIENVASEYHGDTYHLISKNCNHFTDDMAQRLIGRHIPGWVNRMARLGSLCSCLLPESLQVTKVKELPEYHEIEDGTESLSTATPGDSTEIDDTDQEKHLLSPKDGNSDIAFIKEAQS; from the exons atgggGACAGCGAAGGTCTCAAATTCCAGCTCCGAGGATCAAAATGTGAGTAACTACAATGAAActgatgtgattttgaatgtttaTGATCTCACTCCTCTCAATAATTACTCTTATTGGGTTGGTTTCGGGATTTTCCACTCCGGTATTGAAG TTCATGGGAAAGAGTATGGGTTTGGGGCCCATGATTTTCCTGTTAGTGGAGTTTTTGAAGTGGAACCAAAGAGCTGCCCTGGTTTTATCTATCGATCTTCCATCTTGTTGGGGCGCATAAACATGCCTTATTCTGAATTCAGAGAATTTATCGAGAATGTAGCTTCCGAGTATCATGGAGATACCTACCACCTAATCTCCAAGAACTGTAACCATTTTACAGATGACATGGCACAGAGATTGATAGGCAGACATATCCCTGGGTGGGTGAACCGGATGGCTCGACTAG GCTCTTTATGCAGCTGTTTGCTTCCTGAAAGCCTTCAAGTAACTAAAGTAAAAGAGTTACCTGAATACCACGAAATAG AAGATGGAACTGAATCTCTCTCAACCGCTACCCCTGGCGATTCAACAGAAATTGATGATACGGACCAAGAGAAGCACTTGCTCTCACCAAAAGACGGAAATTCCGATATAGCTTTCATCAAAGAAGCTCAATCGTGA
- the LOC107932964 gene encoding cytochrome P450 734A1 — MEVFLQYWLKLVMICLMVLVLVLKIAVLLWWRPKKIEQHFSRQGIKGPPYHFYNGNVKEVMAMMLKACSQPIPLCHNILPRVFAFYHHWNKIYGGMFLVWFGPTVRVTVSDPDMIREILSSKSELYEKKEVHHLIKRLEGDGLLSLNGEKWGHHRETTTPIFHMENLKLLVPMVVQSVSEMVEKWRRSRSGEIEIEVCEWFQRLTEDVIMRTVFGSWYEDDDGKAIFRLQAQQMVLTAQALRIVSLPAYRYLPTKRNISCWKMDREIKRSLMKLIERRKIDTRGVLQENAAKDLVGLMMQPSSNITVDDMVEECKTFLFAGKHTTSNLLTWTTVLLAMHPQWQVQAREEVIRVCGSRDVPTKDDVVKLKTLTMILNESLRLYPPTIATIRQAKVDVKLGDYIIPRGTELLIPILALHHDQATWGSNANEFYPPRFSGGVARAAKHPLGFIPFGLGVRTCIGKNLAILQAKLTLSIILQRFSFKLAPTYQHAPTVSMLLYPQHGAPIIFKPLSHRGESP, encoded by the exons atGGAGGTGTTTTTACAGTACTGGTTGAAGCTGGTTATGATATGCTTGATGGTGTTAGTTTTGGTGTTAAAAATAGCAGTGTTGCTTTGGTGGAGACCTAAGAAGATTGAACAACATTTCTCAAGGCAAGGGATCAAAGGACCACCTTATCATTTCTACAATGGAAATGTTAAGGAAGTTATGGCCATGATGTTAAAGGCTTGTTCACAACCTATACCTTTATGTCACAACATTCTCCCTAGAGTCTTCGCTTTTTACCACCATTGGAACAAAATTTATG GCGGAATGTTTCTGGTGTGGTTCGGTCCGACGGTTCGGGTGACAGTGTCGGATCCTGACATGATAAGGGAAATCTTGAGTTCCAAGTCTGAATTGTATGAAAAGAAGGAagttcatcatttgataaaacGGCTAGAAGGTGATGGCTTACTTAGTCTCAATGGTGAAAAATGGGGTCATCATAGAGAAACCACAACTCCCATTTTCCATATGGAGAATCTTAAa CTGCTGGTGCCGATGGTGGTACAAAGTGTGAGTGAAATGGTAGAGAAATGGCGGAGGAGCAGATCCGGGGAGATTGAAATTGAAGTTTGCGAATGGTTTCAGAGACTTACGGAAGATGTGATAATGCGTACGGTATTTGGGAGCTGGTATGAAGATGATGATGGGAAAGCCATTTTTCGtttacaagcacaacaaatggtgCTTACTGCTCAGGCTTTGCGAATTGTTTCCTTACCTGCCTATAG GTATTTACCAACCAAGAGGAACATAAGTTGTTGGAAAATGGACAGGGAGATTAAGAGGTCGTTGATGAAGCTGATCGAGCGCCGGAAAATCGATACGAGGGGCGTACTGCAAGAGAATGCGGCCAAAGATTTGGTGGGATTAATGATGCAACCCTCTTCTAACATCACCGTCGACGACATGGTTGAAGAATGCAAGACCTTTTTATTCGCCGGCAAACACACCACTTCCAATTTGCTGACTTGGACCACTGTTCTTCTAGCAATGCACCCACAGTGGCAGGTTCAGGCACGTGAGGAGGTGATAAGGGTGTGCGGATCACGTGATGTTCCCACCAAAGATGATGTTGTTAAGCTTAAGACG CTGACTATGATCTTAAATGAATCCTTACGATTATATCCACCAACAATAGCCACAATCAGACAGGCCAAAGTTGATGTAAAACTAGGGGATTACATCATTCCTCGTGGGACCGAGCTTTTGATACCAATCTTGGCCCTTCATCACGATCAAGCCACATGGGGAAGCAATGCTAATGAGTTCTACCCGCCTCGCTTCTCCGGAGGTGTGGCACGAGCAGCTAAACACCCTCTCGGGTTCATCCCATTCGGCCTTGGGGTCCGTACATGTATAGGAAAAAACCTCGCCATTTTACAAGCTAAGTTAACCCTTTCCATCATACTTCAACGCTTCTCCTTTAAGTTAGCCCCAACTTACCAACATGCACCCACAGTTTCGATGCTACTTTACCCACAACATGGAGCACCAATTATCTTTAAGCCCTTGTCCCATAGAGGTGAGTCACCTTGA
- the LOC107933022 gene encoding potassium channel AKT1-like (The RefSeq protein has 3 substitutions compared to this genomic sequence): MFRGSVLCGQEEIEHLSRESSHYSLTTGIIPSLGARSIRRVKLRSYIISPHDRRYKVWETFLVLLVIYTAWVSPFEFGFLGRPDTPLAVTDNVVNGFFALDIILTFFVAYLDKAAYLLIDDPKKIAWKYGTSWLAFDVISTIPSELARRISPKPLRSYGLFNMLRLWRLRRVSALFSRLEKDKNFNYFWVRCAKLICVTVFAVHCAGCFYYRIAARYRDPGRTWIGASMGDNFHEQSLSIRYVTSMYWSITTLTTVGYGDLHPVNTPEMIFDIFYMFFNLGLTAYLIGNMTNLVVHGTSRTRQFRDTIQAASSFAQRNQLPPRLLDQMVAHLSLKYRTDSEGLQQQETLDSLPKAIRSSISHYLFYSLVDNVYLFHGVSNDLLFQLVSEMKAEYFPPKEDVILQNEAPTDFYILVTGAVDLLVRKNGVEQVVGEASSGDLCGEIGVLCYRPQLFTVRTKRLCQLLRLNRTTFLNIIQANVGDGTIIMNNLLQHLKDMDDPIMEGVLIETQNMLARGSMDLPLNLCFAAVKGDDSSLNKLLEKGHNANESDDNGRTPLHIAASKGSENCVLILLDHNADPNIKDSEGSVPLWEAILGGHDNIAKLLKDNGANINVGDVGHFACIAAEQNDLNLLKEIVRYGGNVTCPRYNGYTALHVAVCEGNFEIVKYLLEQGSDIDKRDIHGWTPRDLAAQQGHEDIEMIFKSLTEKKKTQPIMTIPEKHEARFLGRFTSEPVISTATSGDGLDGSSRGKSRRPRRKSSNFNNSLFGIMSQNVEKDLLLSVHQPKGMKDPLVKSSRVIISCPEKGDTIGKLVLVPGSMEELVEIGANKFGIFGGKVMNKGGGEIDDIEVIRDGDHLVFVSDGYMQQEINDTQNP; encoded by the exons ATGTTTCGAGGGTCAGTACTATGCGGGCAAGAAGAGATAGAGCATCTCTCAAGAGAGAGCAGCCATTACAGTCTAACTACTGGGATAATCCCTTCGCTTGGTGCCAGAAGTATCCGCAGGGTTAAGCTCAGGAGCTATATTATTTCTCCTCACGATCGTCGTTACAG GGTATGGGAGACTTTTTTGGTCCTATTAGTCATATACACTGCTTGGGTTTCACCATTCGAATTCGGGTTCCTCGGAAAGCCGGATACGCCACTCGCTGTTACCGATAATGTCGTTAATGGATTCTTTGCCTTGGATATTATCCTCACCTTCTTTGTTGCATACCTTGATAAAGCTGCTTATCTCCTCATTGATGACCCTAAGAAGATTGCTTGGAAGTATGGCACTTCTTGGTTAGCTTTCGACGTTATATCCACTATACCATCGGAACTTGCTCGGAGAATTTCACCTAAGCCGTTGCGTTCGTATGGCTTGTTCAACATGCTTCGCCTTTGGCGCCTTCGTAGAGTTAGTGCCTTGTTCTCAAG ATTGGAGAAAGACAAGAACTTCAACTACTTTTGGGTTCGATGTGCGAAACTTATTTGC GTTACCGTTTTTGCTGTTCATTGTGCTGGATGTTTCTATTACCGTATTGCTGCGAGATACCGTGATCCTGGAAGAACATGGATTGGTGCATCTATGGGAGACAATTTCCATGAACAAAGCTTGTCTATTCGATATGTAACATCGATGTACTGGTCCATCACTACACTCACTACTGTGGGCTATGGTGATTTACATCCTGTGAATACCCCGGAGATGATATTCGACATTTTCTATATGTTCTTCAACCTCGGATTGACAGCATATTTGATTGGAAACATGACAAACTTGGTTGTCCATGGAACTAGCAGAACTAGACAATTT AGGGATACAATTCAAGCTGCTTCAAGCTTTGCTCAGAGAAACCAATTGCCTCCTCGCCTACTAGATCAGATGGTTGCACATTTAAGTCTAAAGTACCGCACCGATTCTGAAGGGCTGCAGCAGCAAGAGACTTTGGATTCCCTTCCTAAAGCCATCCGATCGAGCATTTCGCATTATCTATTCTACTCTCTTGTGGATAATGTTTACTTGTTTCATGGGGTTTCTAATGATTTGCTGTTTCAGCTG GTCTCAGAAATGAAAGCTGAATATTTTCCTCCAAAAGAAGATGTCATTCTACAAAATGAAGCACCTACAGATTTCTACATCCTTGTCACTGGTGCTGTG GACCTATTGGTTCGAAAAAATGGAGTTGAACAA GTTGTTGGAGAGGCATCATCAGGTGACCTTTGTGGTGAGATTGGTGTACTTTGCTATAGACCACAACTCTTCACAGTACGTACGAAAAGATTATGCCAACTACTACGGCTAAACCGTACTACATTCCTTAATATCATTCAGGCTAATGTTGGAGATGGGACCATAATCATGAACAATCTTCTTCAG CATTTGAAAGACATGGATGATCCAATTATGGAAGGTGTTTTAATAGAGACACAGAACATGCTAGCTCGTGGCTCAATGGATTTGCCTCTCAATCTTTGCTTTGCAGCAGTCAAGGGAGACGACTCGTTGTTGAATAAGCTATTGGAAAAGGGGCACAATGCTAACGAGTCCGATGACAATGGAAGAACACCTCTG CATATAGCTGCATCCAAAGGAAGTGAGAATTGTGTTCTTATCTTACTTGATCATAATGCAGATCCTAACATTAAAG ATTCAGAAGGAAGTGTACCACTATGGGAGGCAATACTAGGTGGCCATGACAATATAGCCAAACTACTAAAAGACAATGGGGCAAACATCAATGTTGGAGATGTTGGTCATTTTGCCTGCATCGCTGCCGAGCAAAACGACTTGAACTTACTCAAAGAAATCGTTCGTTATGGCGGGAACGTCACGTGTCCTAGGTACAACGGTTACACAGCTCTTCACGTCGCCGTATGTGAAGGAAactttgaaatagtgaaataccTATTGGAACAAGGCAGTGACATCGATAAACGCGACATCCATGGTTGGACACCAAGGGACCTAGCCGCACAACAAGGGCACGAAGATATCGAGATGATATTCAAATCATTAACCGAAAAGAAGAAAACTCAACCAATCATGACTATCCCAGAGAAGCATGAAGCACGTTTCCTCGGAAGGTTTACAAGCGAGCCGGTCATATCTACGGCAACGTCTGGTGATGGTTTGGATGGATCATCAAGAGGCAAATCTCGACGACCGAGGCGTAAGAGCAGTAACTTCAACAACTCTCTGTTTGGTATAATGTCACAGAATGTGGAGAAGGATTTATTACTATCAGTTCATCAACCAAAAGGTATGAAGGATCCTTTAGTTAAATCAAGTAGAGTGATAATTAGTTGCCCTGAAAAAGGAGACACCATTGGGAAGCTTGTTTTAGTACCAGGGAGCATGGAGGAATTGGTTGAGATTGGAGCTAATAAATTTGGGATATTTGGTGGTAAAGTGATGAACAAAGGAGGAGGTGAAATCGATGATATAGAAGTGATTAGAGATGGTGATCATCTTGTTTTTGTGAGTGATGGTTACATGCAACAAGAGATTAATGACACCCAAAACCCTTAA
- the LOC107933020 gene encoding deSI-like protein At4g17486 isoform X2 — protein sequence MGTAKVSNSSSEDQNVSNYNETDVILNVYDLTPLNNYSYWVGFGIFHSGIEVHGKEYGFGAHDFPVSGVFEVEPKSCPGFIYRSSILLGRINMPYSEFREFIENVASEYHGDTYHLISKNCNHFTDDMAQRLIGRHIPGWVNRMARLGSLCSCLLPESLQVTKVKELPEYHEIDGTESLSTATPGDSTEIDDTDQEKHLLSPKDGNSDIAFIKEAQS from the exons atgggGACAGCGAAGGTCTCAAATTCCAGCTCCGAGGATCAAAATGTGAGTAACTACAATGAAActgatgtgattttgaatgtttaTGATCTCACTCCTCTCAATAATTACTCTTATTGGGTTGGTTTCGGGATTTTCCACTCCGGTATTGAAG TTCATGGGAAAGAGTATGGGTTTGGGGCCCATGATTTTCCTGTTAGTGGAGTTTTTGAAGTGGAACCAAAGAGCTGCCCTGGTTTTATCTATCGATCTTCCATCTTGTTGGGGCGCATAAACATGCCTTATTCTGAATTCAGAGAATTTATCGAGAATGTAGCTTCCGAGTATCATGGAGATACCTACCACCTAATCTCCAAGAACTGTAACCATTTTACAGATGACATGGCACAGAGATTGATAGGCAGACATATCCCTGGGTGGGTGAACCGGATGGCTCGACTAG GCTCTTTATGCAGCTGTTTGCTTCCTGAAAGCCTTCAAGTAACTAAAGTAAAAGAGTTACCTGAATACCACGAAATAG ATGGAACTGAATCTCTCTCAACCGCTACCCCTGGCGATTCAACAGAAATTGATGATACGGACCAAGAGAAGCACTTGCTCTCACCAAAAGACGGAAATTCCGATATAGCTTTCATCAAAGAAGCTCAATCGTGA
- the LOC107932955 gene encoding probable receptor-like protein kinase At5g20050 — MEDKKANIIAATIIFGLIVFMVVARVSLRLSKAFFLIVGADIAVILAVFVCLVIRGRYHRRRKLLENKFVSEGRELRIEYSFLRKVAGVPIKFKHKELEDATDNFKALLGQGASASVFKGILTDGTSVAVKRIDGEEHGEKEFRAEVAAIASVQHVNLVRLMGYCCAPSGPRYLVYEFIPNGSLDYWIFPRKERGRGGCLSWDLRYRVAIDVAKALSYLHHDCRSRILHLDVKPENILLDESYRAIVADFGLSKLIGKDESGVITTLRGTRGYLAPEWLLQHGVSEKSDIYSYGMVLFEMIGGQRNVSLIENGIDRSQRKWNFFPKILRKKLKEGKLIEAIDQRLVEAGGGGGVDERQLKRLVYVALWCIQEKAKLRPNMAQVVEMLEGHVVIDEPPDTQMIVVDLLSMDDDDDGGGGDCDHRHYRPKITVMGSDVDCNPPTSTSSSFSMSVLSGR; from the coding sequence ATGGAGGACAAGAAGGCAAACATAATAGCTGCAACAATAATCTTCGGCCTCATCGTATTTATGGTCGTTGCTCGAGTATCATTAAGACTTTCCAAGGCATTTTTCCTCATTGTAGGGGCAGATATTGCAGTAATCCTTGCAGTATTTGTGTGTCTTGTGATTCGAGGACGTTATCATCGCCGAAGGAAACTGTTGGAGAACAAGTTCGTATCGGAAGGTCGAGAGCTTCGAATCGAGTACAGTTTTCTTAGAAAAGTAGCTGGTGTTCCAATAAAGTTTAAACACAAGGAACTTGAAGATGCAACAGATAATTTCAAGGCATTGTTAGGCCAAGGTGCGTCAGCTTCGGTATTCAAAGGCATACTAACCGATGGTACATCGGTCGCGGTGAAACGAATCGATGGTGAAGAGCACGGTGAAAAGGAGTTTAGAGCTGAAGTTGCAGCTATTGCAAGTGTACAACATGTTAACCTTGTGAGACTTATGGGGTATTGTTGTGCTCCTTCGGGACCAAGGTACCTTGTTTATGAATTTATCCCAAATGGTTCATTAGATTATTGGATTTTCCCTAGAAAAGAAAGGGGAAGGGGAGGTTGCTTGTCTTGGGATTTAAGGTATAGAGTTGCTATTGATGTAGCTAAGGCACTTTCATATCTACACCATGATTGTAGGTCAAGGATATTACACCTTGATGTTAAACCAGAAAATATATTGCTTGATGAGAGTTATAGAGCAATTGTGGCTGATTTTGGTTTATCAAAGTTAATAGGAAAAGATGAAAGTGGGGTTATTACAACACTAAGAGGGACTAGAGGTTATTTAGCACCAGAATGGCTATTACAACATGGAGTTTCAGAGAAATCTGATATTTACAGCTATGGAATGGTTCTTTTTGAAATGATCGGTGGTCAAAGAAATGTTAGTTTGATTGAAAATGGGATTGACAGATCTCAAAGGAAATGGAATTTCTTTCCTAAAATTCTGAGGAAAAAACTGAAAGAAGGGAAATTAATAGAAGCTATTGATCAAAGACTGGTTGAAGCAGGTGGCGGTGGTGGTGTTGATGAAAGGCAATTGAAAAGACTGGTGTATGTAGCTTTGTGGTGTATACAAGAGAAGGCAAAACTAAGGCCTAACATGGCACAAGTGGTTGAGATGCTTGAAGGACATGTGGTTATAGATGAACCACCTGATACACAAATGATTGTTGTTGATTTGTTATCCATGGATGACGATGATGATGGTGGTGGTGGGGATTGTGATCATCGTCATTACAGGCCAAAAATCACTGTGATGGGATCTGATGTAGATTGCAATCCACCTACCTCAacttcatcttcattttcaaTGTCTGTGCTATCAGGACGGTAG